The following are encoded in a window of Bacillus sp. SORGH_AS_0510 genomic DNA:
- a CDS encoding ATP-binding protein: MNQNIKSPQLILEEKKALRLFLWLFYIVYFSFDIFTYYILPNSLKSNKVGTPEEGLGYWIYIFLIAILPIAIWIMKKGNLYLVKYIYIYCYIGIDFINSLLIYIGSPKPYASGHIVEVLFILFCPIFINKRFFWTVSLGMIGKYLLIGVILQDLQVIIPSVIYIMLTGIAYVILARFYSYIGSLTSVHEELRNKERLAVIGQMATTIGHEIRNPLSSLKGFTQLQQEQYPNTNDYYPIMIQEIDRINSIVNDLMYIGKPRTIHFEKASIEEITAYIISITQPEAERQGITIETIIEGSLPLIDCDSKQLKQVFLNLIKNAIESMPGGGCITIEVKVVEKHNIHICIQDEGLGIKDENILNLCEPFFTTKENGTGLGLVVTNQIIKEHSGELNIQSEIKKGTKVTVVLPIHQRKPI; the protein is encoded by the coding sequence ATGAATCAGAACATCAAGAGCCCCCAATTAATTTTGGAAGAAAAGAAAGCATTAAGGCTATTCTTATGGTTATTTTATATAGTTTATTTTTCATTTGATATTTTCACCTATTACATATTGCCAAACTCTTTAAAGAGTAATAAGGTTGGAACCCCTGAAGAGGGATTAGGTTATTGGATTTATATATTTTTAATTGCTATCCTGCCAATTGCCATTTGGATTATGAAAAAGGGAAATCTTTATTTAGTAAAATATATTTATATTTACTGTTATATTGGGATAGATTTTATTAATTCTCTATTAATCTATATTGGAAGTCCAAAACCATATGCCAGTGGACATATAGTGGAAGTATTATTTATTCTATTTTGTCCAATTTTTATTAATAAACGGTTTTTTTGGACTGTCTCTCTAGGGATGATTGGAAAGTATCTATTAATAGGAGTGATTTTACAAGATCTACAAGTTATTATTCCTTCTGTTATTTATATAATGTTAACAGGAATTGCATACGTTATTTTGGCGCGTTTTTACTCTTATATCGGGTCTCTTACTAGTGTTCACGAAGAACTCCGAAATAAAGAGAGGTTAGCTGTAATCGGTCAAATGGCTACAACTATCGGGCATGAAATACGTAATCCTCTATCGTCACTAAAGGGGTTTACACAGCTTCAGCAGGAACAATATCCAAATACAAATGATTACTATCCTATTATGATACAGGAAATTGACCGCATTAATTCTATTGTTAATGATTTAATGTACATAGGGAAACCAAGAACAATCCATTTTGAAAAAGCCAGTATTGAGGAAATTACTGCTTATATAATTTCAATTACTCAACCTGAGGCTGAAAGACAAGGGATTACAATTGAGACCATTATAGAGGGGTCTTTGCCACTGATTGATTGTGATAGTAAACAGCTAAAACAAGTATTCTTAAATTTGATTAAAAATGCGATAGAATCCATGCCTGGAGGAGGATGTATAACTATTGAAGTAAAGGTTGTTGAAAAACATAACATTCATATTTGCATCCAGGATGAAGGGCTCGGAATTAAGGATGAGAACATTCTTAACCTATGTGAACCGTTTTTTACAACCAAAGAGAACGGCACAGGCTTAGGGTTAGTGGTGACCAACCAAATAATAAAGGAACATTCAGGAGAATTGAACATTCAAAGTGAAATAAAAAAAGGTACAAAGGTGACTGTTGTCTTACCAATTCACCAGAGAAAACCAATTTAA